The Calliphora vicina chromosome 3, idCalVici1.1, whole genome shotgun sequence genome contains a region encoding:
- the LOC135955663 gene encoding uncharacterized protein LOC135955663, with the protein MGQRPFVLEFNSLHFEYNKERVKVFDLKILKHNGHSALNGTVIFARDINDFYLDIKALVPKNKRRPWVFLNTTINGCEFLKGINNKRLNIAYIIYNQFKNFEDFPVKCPVEKDRPIYIPYFYIDSEKSPPYLPVFNFRVTMVSKQKDDYLYRVSFDIVVKEK; encoded by the exons ATGGGCCAG CGTCCCTTTGTTCTGGAATTTAATTCACTACACTTTGAGTACAACAAAGAACGTGTCAAGGTCTTCGATTTGAAAATTCTTAAACACAATGGCCACAGTGCCCTAAATGGCACAGTTATATTTGCACGAgatataaacgatttttatttggaCATAAAAGCTCTAGTGCCTAAAAATAAACGAAGACCTTGGGTATTTTTAAACACCACCATCAATGGTTGTGAATTTTTAAAGGGCATCAATAATAAACGCCTGAATATTGCCTATATTATATACAATCAGTTTAAGAATTTTGAGGATTTTCCCGTCAAGTGTCCCGTGGAAAAG GATAGACCAATTTATATACCCTATTTTTATATAGACAGTGAAAAATCGCCACCGTATTTGCCAGTATTTAATTTTCGTGTAACAATGGTTTCCAAACAAAAGGATGATTATCTATATCGAGTTAGTTTTGATATAGTAGTGAAAGAAAAGTAA